The following are encoded together in the Xanthomonas vesicatoria ATCC 35937 genome:
- a CDS encoding SpoIIE family protein phosphatase encodes MIERSHRPGVCAIVTRPPAPTPPTPAAPRVRWRNSLRTRVMLAATAVLVVLLAALGTLFYLGARAELVQAARTEVDGLTEQTARSLAAMLDSVQVSGRTLAASSGAVGLQPFNLRALLLATLSGDPDIGAARLIIEPRTQKAHDTGFVWHVHRDGTRTVEKSVMELGYDYRAMPWYLRTQREGRAWWSEPYLNSDGGSALYTSYNLPLRRPGDAPDAAPVGMVSVDLPLQHLREIIDQLPRDLGIQPMLLSPEGMLVFSPDPALNLHHSLEAYVARSRPDLRPLQRALAAGQPISFSHTAPDGERFLTHSAAVGRSGWTFVLSASKDYVLSGLNWLAAWVAAAALLGAGVWWWLMARITRKLTRPIEELTDTAEHFRRGEFEYPLRHIERDDEVGVMARAFDSARDAIRHHIAEIGEMTAARERMQSELQIAREIQQAMLPSGRTFDRASSHLETCAWLEPAKAVGGDFYHFVETEPGLLWFVVGDVSDKGVPAALFMARAVSVLEIAARRHTRPDGILIAASTRLAENNDTCMFATVLCGLINVVSGDYWLASAGHEPPLLIDIDGKAHALPLDTGPPLGIEPQASFPVLQGRMTAGQTLLGYTDGVTEAMDEHGASYGLERLMATLHPRRSAAAQCKAVIADIARFTGNADPYDDITLLAIRLRQEHAGRVAQTARGVPGKATRP; translated from the coding sequence ATGATCGAGCGCAGCCATCGCCCGGGAGTGTGCGCCATCGTGACCCGCCCACCAGCGCCTACGCCGCCCACACCGGCCGCCCCACGCGTGCGCTGGCGCAACAGCTTGCGTACGCGGGTGATGCTGGCTGCAACCGCGGTGCTGGTGGTGTTGCTGGCAGCGCTGGGGACGCTGTTCTACTTGGGCGCGCGTGCGGAACTGGTGCAAGCAGCGCGGACCGAGGTGGACGGGCTGACCGAGCAGACCGCACGCAGCCTGGCGGCGATGCTGGATTCGGTGCAGGTGAGCGGGCGCACGCTGGCGGCGAGCAGCGGCGCGGTGGGGTTGCAGCCATTCAACCTGCGCGCATTGTTGCTGGCCACGCTCAGTGGCGACCCGGATATCGGTGCGGCGCGGCTGATCATCGAACCCCGAACCCAAAAAGCCCACGACACCGGCTTTGTCTGGCACGTGCATCGCGATGGCACGCGCACCGTTGAAAAGTCGGTGATGGAGCTGGGCTACGACTATCGCGCGATGCCGTGGTACCTGCGCACGCAGCGCGAAGGCCGTGCGTGGTGGTCCGAGCCGTACCTCAACAGCGATGGTGGCAGCGCGCTGTACACCAGCTATAACCTGCCGCTGCGGCGGCCGGGCGATGCGCCCGATGCGGCGCCCGTCGGCATGGTGAGCGTGGATCTGCCGTTGCAGCATCTACGCGAGATCATCGACCAGTTACCGCGCGATCTCGGGATCCAGCCGATGCTGTTGTCGCCGGAAGGCATGCTGGTGTTCAGCCCGGACCCGGCACTCAACCTGCACCACTCGCTGGAGGCTTATGTGGCGCGCTCGCGACCGGATCTGCGGCCCTTGCAGCGCGCACTCGCCGCCGGCCAGCCGATTTCGTTTTCGCACACGGCGCCGGATGGCGAGCGCTTTCTGACCCATAGCGCGGCGGTTGGACGCAGTGGCTGGACGTTTGTGCTGTCTGCCTCGAAAGACTATGTATTGTCTGGTCTGAACTGGCTGGCGGCGTGGGTGGCCGCGGCCGCATTGCTGGGTGCGGGCGTGTGGTGGTGGTTGATGGCGCGGATTACGCGCAAGTTGACGCGGCCGATCGAGGAATTGACCGACACCGCCGAGCATTTCCGTCGTGGCGAATTCGAGTACCCGTTACGGCATATCGAGCGCGATGACGAGGTGGGCGTGATGGCGCGCGCGTTCGACAGCGCACGCGATGCGATCCGTCACCACATCGCCGAGATCGGCGAGATGACCGCCGCGCGCGAACGCATGCAGAGCGAGCTGCAGATTGCACGCGAGATCCAGCAGGCGATGCTGCCGTCCGGGCGCACCTTCGACCGTGCGAGTTCGCATCTGGAAACCTGCGCCTGGCTGGAGCCTGCCAAGGCGGTGGGCGGCGATTTCTACCACTTCGTCGAAACCGAACCGGGGCTGTTGTGGTTTGTGGTGGGCGATGTGTCCGACAAGGGCGTGCCGGCGGCCTTGTTCATGGCGCGCGCGGTGAGCGTGCTGGAAATCGCCGCGCGCCGGCATACGCGCCCGGACGGCATCCTGATTGCCGCCTCCACGCGGTTGGCCGAGAACAACGACACCTGCATGTTCGCCACGGTGCTGTGTGGCCTGATCAATGTGGTGAGCGGCGACTACTGGCTGGCCAGTGCCGGGCACGAGCCACCGTTGTTGATCGACATCGACGGCAAGGCACATGCGCTGCCGCTGGACACTGGCCCGCCGCTGGGGATCGAACCGCAGGCCTCGTTCCCGGTGCTGCAGGGCAGGATGACTGCTGGCCAGACCCTGTTGGGGTACACCGACGGGGTGACCGAGGCGATGGACGAGCATGGCGCCAGCTATGGGCTGGAGCGGCTGATGGCCACGCTGCACCCGCGTCGCAGTGCCGCGGCGCAATGCAAGGCGGTGATCGCCGACATCGCGCGCTTCACCGGTAATGCCGACCCGTACGACGACATCACCCTGCTGGCGATCCGGCTGCGCCAGGAGCATGCTGGACGGGTCGCACAGACCGCCCGGGGCGTCCCCGGAAAGGCAACCCGCCCATGA
- a CDS encoding SLC13 family permease has translation MTPQIATILGLVIMFIVATALPINMGAVAFALAFIVGGMWVGLDGKEVLAGFPGDLFLTLVGITYLFAIAQKNGTIDLLVHWAVRAVRGHIVAIPWVMFVITGLLTAFGALGPAAVAIIGPVALRFAKQYRINPLMMGLLVIHGAQGGGFSPISVYGGITNKVVEKAGLDVTEMAVFLTSLGFNLMMAIICFCAFGGLKLMRRQEVSLADAQYVPVSADQASQRRFAIEGHGALVAPGGGTLSTDPLALEAVSITRDRVITLIGLLGLGVAALVYNLNVGLVSITVAVALALISPNAQKGAVDGISWSTVLLISGVVTYVAVLEKAGAVDYIGTGVSHIGMPLLGALLVCYVGGIVSAFASSAAVLGATIPLAVPFLMQGQLGAAGVICALAVSSTIVDVSPFSTNGALVVASAAKEERDGLFRRFLVYSGLVVALGPLAAWLLFVVPGWL, from the coding sequence TGGTGATCATGTTCATCGTGGCAACCGCATTGCCCATCAACATGGGTGCGGTGGCCTTCGCGCTGGCGTTCATCGTTGGCGGCATGTGGGTGGGGCTGGACGGCAAGGAAGTGTTGGCCGGCTTTCCCGGCGACCTGTTCCTGACCCTGGTCGGCATCACCTATCTGTTCGCCATCGCGCAGAAAAACGGCACCATCGATCTATTGGTGCATTGGGCAGTCCGCGCAGTACGCGGGCACATCGTGGCCATCCCGTGGGTGATGTTCGTCATCACCGGCCTGCTCACCGCCTTCGGTGCGCTGGGGCCGGCGGCAGTGGCCATCATCGGCCCGGTGGCGTTGCGCTTTGCCAAGCAATACCGCATCAATCCGTTGATGATGGGCTTGCTGGTGATCCATGGCGCGCAAGGCGGCGGGTTTTCGCCGATCAGCGTGTATGGCGGCATCACCAACAAAGTGGTCGAAAAAGCCGGGCTGGACGTTACCGAGATGGCGGTGTTTCTCACCAGCCTGGGCTTCAACCTGATGATGGCGATCATCTGCTTCTGCGCCTTCGGCGGGCTCAAGCTGATGCGCCGCCAGGAGGTGTCGCTGGCCGATGCGCAGTACGTGCCGGTCAGTGCCGATCAGGCATCGCAGCGGCGCTTTGCCATCGAGGGCCATGGCGCGTTGGTGGCGCCCGGCGGCGGCACCTTGTCCACCGACCCGCTGGCGCTGGAGGCCGTGTCCATTACCCGCGACCGGGTGATTACGCTGATCGGCCTGCTGGGGCTGGGCGTTGCCGCGCTGGTCTACAACCTCAATGTCGGCCTGGTGTCGATCACCGTCGCCGTGGCCCTGGCATTGATCTCGCCCAATGCGCAAAAAGGCGCGGTGGATGGCATCAGCTGGTCCACGGTGCTGCTGATCAGCGGCGTGGTCACCTATGTGGCGGTGCTGGAAAAGGCCGGCGCGGTGGACTACATCGGCACCGGCGTCTCGCACATCGGCATGCCGTTGTTGGGTGCGCTGCTGGTCTGTTATGTCGGCGGCATCGTGTCCGCGTTCGCCTCGTCGGCGGCGGTGTTGGGCGCCACCATTCCGCTGGCGGTGCCGTTCCTGATGCAGGGCCAGCTGGGCGCGGCGGGAGTGATCTGCGCGCTGGCGGTGTCGTCCACCATCGTGGATGTCAGCCCGTTTTCCACCAATGGCGCGCTGGTGGTGGCCTCTGCGGCCAAGGAAGAGCGCGATGGGCTGTTCCGCCGGTTCCTGGTCTATAGCGGGCTGGTGGTGGCGCTGGGGCCGCTGGCGGCGTGGCTGCTGTTCGTGGTGCCGGGTTGGCTGTGA
- a CDS encoding XVIPCD domain-containing protein, whose product MKPTSQQYAILSNEGYVDHKVGKRGPGDRERVDVGGESYEILEHVNNPKTGYQGTIYQRVGGGDIVVAHRGTEEILRDAVQADGSMVFQRINPQADDAIALTKSALGYAAKQEQRTGHAPEVTVTGHSLGGALAQVSAHHFDLKGETFNAYGAASLAYRIPEGGTSMVNHVMAADPVSAASPHFGEVCVYARPNEIATLSAMGYSNSKVNFLIPDSPVASAVNSLGSHTIKNFLDERSPLNDPQARQLADQNKRMINEYRSDLDEIRSGITLLSRGPKGLGQDAIDAIRGPLAPGEPAKRDAREHGNDHTSLRIDQPGHVGNPLFQDAQRGVHAQDARAGRSPDHQSAQLSGSLASEMHAAGGQRIDAVTMSPDAARTFAVQGRLDDPAQLRVSVDTMTAMNTPLEQSSQRVADNAARQSVALEQQQAQTQQQQQGARVMS is encoded by the coding sequence ATGAAGCCTACCTCGCAGCAATACGCCATTCTTTCTAACGAGGGCTACGTCGATCACAAGGTCGGTAAGCGTGGCCCTGGTGACCGTGAGCGGGTGGATGTTGGCGGCGAGAGCTACGAGATTCTGGAACACGTCAATAATCCAAAGACAGGCTACCAGGGAACAATCTATCAACGTGTTGGCGGCGGAGACATCGTCGTCGCCCACCGGGGCACCGAGGAAATCCTTCGTGACGCGGTGCAGGCAGATGGCTCCATGGTGTTTCAGCGCATCAACCCACAAGCCGATGATGCGATCGCCCTGACAAAAAGTGCACTTGGCTATGCGGCCAAGCAGGAGCAGCGTACCGGGCACGCTCCTGAGGTTACTGTGACTGGTCACTCGCTGGGCGGAGCGCTTGCGCAGGTCAGCGCGCATCATTTCGATCTGAAAGGTGAAACCTTCAACGCCTATGGAGCAGCAAGCTTGGCGTACCGCATCCCGGAGGGTGGCACCAGTATGGTCAACCATGTCATGGCCGCCGATCCTGTGAGCGCAGCATCTCCGCATTTCGGAGAGGTGTGCGTTTATGCCAGGCCCAACGAGATTGCAACGCTGAGCGCAATGGGCTACAGCAACAGCAAGGTGAATTTCCTGATTCCCGATTCACCTGTGGCCTCTGCTGTCAATTCGTTGGGTTCGCACACCATCAAGAACTTTCTGGATGAGCGTTCTCCGCTCAATGACCCGCAAGCGCGTCAACTTGCAGATCAAAATAAGAGAATGATCAACGAGTACCGATCTGATCTGGACGAGATCCGCAGCGGAATCACTCTATTGAGCCGGGGTCCAAAGGGCCTGGGTCAGGACGCCATCGACGCCATCCGCGGCCCGCTCGCTCCAGGCGAGCCCGCCAAGCGCGATGCGCGCGAGCATGGCAACGACCACACCTCGTTGCGTATCGATCAACCTGGGCACGTGGGCAACCCCTTGTTCCAGGATGCGCAACGCGGCGTGCATGCACAGGACGCACGTGCGGGGCGCAGCCCCGATCATCAGAGTGCGCAGTTGTCTGGCTCGCTCGCGTCGGAAATGCATGCCGCCGGTGGCCAGCGCATCGATGCGGTGACGATGAGCCCGGATGCCGCGCGCACGTTTGCGGTGCAGGGCCGCTTGGACGACCCGGCGCAACTGCGCGTGAGCGTCGACACCATGACGGCCATGAACACGCCGCTCGAACAGAGCAGCCAACGTGTGGCCGACAACGCCGCGCGGCAGTCGGTGGCGTTGGAACAGCAGCAGGCGCAGACCCAGCAACAACAGCAGGGCGCGCGTGTAATGAGCTGA
- a CDS encoding STAS domain-containing protein has translation MTTLAIQIDPPQDTRQRVILTGRLDTHTYQDLDTALSPLLGTRITTLVLDLSALEYISSAGIRCIFKARKALATRQGKVLVANPQPQIRKVFDMVKAVPLSDVFASTEELDAYLGAMQRKVIEQSAHGDAPIVSHFAEA, from the coding sequence ATGACCACGCTCGCCATTCAGATCGACCCGCCGCAAGACACCCGCCAACGCGTCATCCTGACCGGGCGGCTGGACACTCATACCTACCAGGACCTGGACACGGCGCTATCGCCGTTGCTGGGCACCCGCATCACCACGCTGGTGCTGGACCTGTCTGCGCTGGAGTACATCTCCAGCGCAGGCATCCGCTGCATCTTCAAGGCCCGCAAGGCACTGGCAACGCGCCAGGGCAAGGTGCTGGTGGCCAACCCGCAGCCGCAGATCCGCAAGGTCTTCGACATGGTCAAGGCCGTGCCGCTGAGCGATGTGTTCGCCTCTACCGAAGAACTGGACGCCTACCTGGGCGCCATGCAGCGCAAGGTCATCGAACAAAGCGCGCACGGCGATGCGCCGATTGTGTCGCATTTCGCCGAAGCGTAA
- a CDS encoding HAD hydrolase-like protein, giving the protein MPALIIFDFDGTLADSFGFFLSTQRALAARHGFRAAQTHEVDAARKLTTRELLKQSGLPAWKVPLVAADFIRLMRGAPPAALFPGIAQTVSTLHAGGTRLAVVSSNAVDNVQRALGEDLSAKFAVIEGGAHLLGKQRALRRVLRATSHTPAQAVYVGDQVADWEAAQVLGLPFAAVAWGYAHPEVFAGLAGTQLIEHVPDLLALGVQ; this is encoded by the coding sequence ATGCCTGCACTGATCATTTTCGATTTCGACGGCACCCTGGCCGATTCGTTCGGCTTCTTCCTGAGCACCCAGCGCGCATTGGCTGCGCGACATGGCTTCCGCGCAGCGCAGACGCATGAGGTGGACGCGGCGCGCAAGCTGACCACGCGCGAGCTGCTCAAGCAGTCGGGATTACCTGCCTGGAAGGTACCGCTGGTGGCGGCCGACTTCATCCGCCTGATGCGCGGTGCGCCACCGGCTGCGCTATTTCCCGGCATTGCGCAAACCGTCAGCACGCTGCACGCCGGTGGCACGCGCCTGGCGGTGGTGTCGTCCAACGCGGTGGACAACGTGCAACGCGCCCTGGGCGAGGACCTGAGTGCGAAATTCGCCGTCATCGAAGGCGGCGCGCATCTGCTGGGCAAGCAACGTGCCCTGCGCCGCGTGCTGCGCGCGACCTCCCACACACCCGCGCAGGCGGTCTACGTGGGCGACCAGGTTGCCGACTGGGAAGCGGCCCAGGTGCTGGGCCTGCCATTCGCCGCGGTAGCCTGGGGCTATGCGCATCCGGAGGTGTTTGCCGGGTTGGCCGGAACGCAGTTGATCGAACACGTGCCTGACTTGCTCGCGCTGGGTGTGCAGTAA
- a CDS encoding GntR family transcriptional regulator — protein sequence MTLAPDSRNAKKRVPLYEEVAERLRQKIYDYVLPPGEWIDEPALAEELGISRTPLRESLKLLAAEGLVQLDAGRGSRVTRLTLEDLNHLFPVMAMLEGRCAHDAVKRLDAAGVQRLEELHAAMEAASAAGDLAEYYRNNYLIHETVQQYAGNPWLIRVTHDLHRILKMHRGRQLLTPGRMAQSLAEHRELMDCVRRGDAEGAERTMHGHLLSQGQALAAYVAAGGMLNVPAPLPRVGGV from the coding sequence ATGACCCTCGCCCCTGATTCGCGCAACGCCAAGAAGCGCGTACCGCTGTACGAGGAAGTGGCCGAGCGCCTGCGCCAGAAGATCTACGACTACGTGCTGCCGCCGGGCGAGTGGATCGACGAGCCGGCGCTGGCCGAGGAACTCGGCATCAGCCGCACCCCGTTGCGCGAAAGTTTGAAGCTGCTCGCGGCCGAAGGCCTGGTGCAACTCGACGCAGGCCGAGGCAGCCGTGTCACGCGGCTGACGCTGGAGGATCTCAACCACCTGTTCCCGGTGATGGCGATGCTGGAAGGCCGCTGCGCACACGACGCGGTCAAGCGTCTGGATGCGGCCGGCGTGCAGCGCCTGGAAGAACTGCATGCGGCGATGGAAGCCGCATCGGCAGCGGGCGATCTGGCCGAGTATTACCGCAACAATTATCTGATCCACGAAACCGTGCAGCAGTACGCCGGCAATCCGTGGTTGATCCGGGTGACGCACGATCTGCACCGCATCTTGAAAATGCATCGTGGACGTCAATTGCTGACGCCCGGGCGCATGGCCCAATCGCTGGCAGAGCATCGCGAACTGATGGACTGCGTGCGACGCGGCGATGCAGAAGGCGCCGAGCGCACCATGCACGGGCATCTGCTCAGCCAGGGCCAGGCCCTGGCAGCGTATGTGGCGGCGGGCGGCATGTTGAACGTCCCGGCGCCGTTGCCGCGGGTAGGTGGTGTGTAG
- a CDS encoding ATP-binding protein, whose product MKFDLAIAPSLAQLAGANDALEDSLTREGLHAERIGQIRLIVEELGCNALTHGQCTEQPLRLQLQLDPQALVLEMHDPGTAFDPSAAPMPDLTSELDDRQIGGLGLFLVHQFADHIDYRRDGAYNVVRVTLLHPYAPVPEALS is encoded by the coding sequence ATGAAGTTCGATCTGGCCATTGCACCGTCGCTGGCCCAGCTGGCTGGCGCCAACGACGCGCTGGAAGACTCGCTCACCCGTGAGGGCCTGCATGCCGAGCGCATCGGCCAGATTCGGTTGATTGTGGAAGAGCTGGGCTGCAATGCGCTTACCCACGGGCAGTGCACCGAACAGCCGCTGCGGCTGCAGCTGCAACTGGACCCCCAGGCGCTGGTGCTGGAAATGCACGACCCCGGCACCGCGTTCGACCCGAGTGCTGCGCCAATGCCCGATCTGACAAGCGAGCTCGACGATCGCCAGATCGGCGGTCTAGGCCTGTTTCTGGTGCATCAGTTCGCCGATCACATCGACTACCGCCGCGATGGTGCATACAACGTTGTGCGCGTCACCCTGCTCCACCCGTACGCCCCTGTCCCCGAGGCTTTGTCATGA